A genomic window from Ruminiclostridium cellulolyticum H10 includes:
- the sugE gene encoding quaternary ammonium compound efflux SMR transporter SugE has product MKWIMLIIAGLLETGWAVGLKYSYGFTKPIPSIFTIAGMIASFFFLSLALKNLPLGTAYAIWTGIGTVGTVILGIILFKEPIDIIRLICIGFIVVGIVGLKVVSH; this is encoded by the coding sequence ATGAAATGGATAATGCTTATAATTGCGGGTCTTCTGGAAACTGGCTGGGCTGTGGGGTTAAAGTATTCCTATGGATTTACAAAGCCTATTCCGAGTATTTTTACTATAGCGGGTATGATAGCAAGTTTTTTCTTTCTATCATTGGCACTAAAGAATCTTCCTTTGGGTACGGCATACGCAATTTGGACGGGAATTGGTACAGTTGGTACTGTAATTTTAGGAATAATTTTATTTAAAGAGCCTATTGATATAATCAGACTAATTTGTATTGGGTTCATAGTAGTTGGGATAGTAGGACTAAAGGTTGTTTCTCATTAA
- a CDS encoding TIGR02206 family membrane protein: MFRYFFTYIDDIPQRLHNSLFSIQHILAVAMVVCMWCIMTILFKDKSEVKKWRMLILTSLLLPLTEGAQVLWYNAVGKFSWGYTLPLHLCSLMFIILPIMTITRSRLLMEYSYAMGLAPAFMALLTPDVFYYPTFSFIYIQTILVHGIICFIPVFMVFGMGFRPDIRSLPKTIAILIAFALMITPVNIITNGNYFFLRFPAPGSLMEVFAGHVGNQWYLIPTFILGCVLWAVLYVPFLVMERRKTRCLKATKSKKVLADR; encoded by the coding sequence ATGTTCAGATATTTTTTTACGTACATAGACGATATTCCACAGAGACTTCACAATTCTTTGTTTTCTATACAGCATATTCTGGCTGTGGCTATGGTGGTGTGCATGTGGTGTATTATGACTATACTGTTTAAGGATAAGAGTGAGGTAAAAAAGTGGAGGATGCTTATACTGACCAGCTTGCTGCTGCCCTTGACAGAAGGTGCACAGGTGCTATGGTACAACGCTGTGGGGAAGTTTTCATGGGGGTATACGCTGCCCCTTCACTTGTGCAGCCTTATGTTTATTATACTTCCTATAATGACTATTACCAGAAGCAGATTACTTATGGAATATTCGTATGCAATGGGTCTGGCTCCGGCTTTTATGGCACTTTTAACACCTGATGTCTTTTATTATCCAACCTTTTCATTCATATATATACAAACCATCCTTGTTCATGGAATTATTTGTTTTATCCCTGTATTCATGGTATTTGGCATGGGTTTCAGACCCGATATAAGAAGCCTTCCAAAGACAATTGCAATACTCATTGCTTTTGCACTGATGATTACTCCTGTAAACATAATTACCAACGGAAATTACTTTTTCTTGCGTTTTCCGGCCCCCGGTTCGCTTATGGAAGTTTTTGCAGGGCATGTTGGAAATCAGTGGTATCTTATACCTACATTTATACTGGGATGCGTATTGTGGGCGGTTTTATATGTTCCGTTCTTGGTAATGGAAAGACGTAAAACACGCTGTCTGAAAGCCACAAAAAGCAAAAAAGTTCTTGCTGACAGGTGA
- a CDS encoding insulinase family protein, which yields MKKVVSYMMTFVLILSLCLNAAPSVNAAQTELKALPEAGQVVSGFKVMEIGNMDIIDSKTVLFEHEKTGAKFIFIQNKDTNRTFDISFKTPAFNDTGVNHILEHITVSGSQKYPMKNVLFTILNQTYSTFINAFTAQNFTTYPVSSLSEDQLLKLAEVYLDCVYHPSVYNDKNIFKREAWRYEMTDSKADLNISGTVYNEMKGALGNITTAAAYNDLKTLFPNSTQSTISGGDPEKVKDLKYEDVIKTHQTYYHPSNSLMVLYGNVDYEKFLKMIDTDYLSKYEKKDIKIEKLKLEPFKKTVEKTYKYPVAAGTNTKNASQIDYCFALESISNEELLGVAILNELIGSNTSALKQEFRDKKLGGDIAVTFNTGLSIPVLTFSAQNTDESKKADFKALVDKYLSNVVKSGFKTDDVDSVIAGELRGLSSITETPNLGVNLSTQMGSFWANLGSPDFYNDMLKNIKSMAAKSGKKYFEGLTERFLINNKNTALVTTVPEAGLAEKQAAEQKKYLSDLKASMSQQQIDAIVKETKTYNEWNSREDNKDVVKSIQAVKISDLPEEVKNYNVKEVKSDGVRLISAEANVGEIESTRLYLDTSAVPADKLHYLKLYTDLLGNLDTKSHTKDELGNLKTRYISGVAFNLSALTDKNYKNYSPVLSASWTGIMGDYDKQIEVVKDILLNTQFNKNTDILNIIKSRISELKMQFTNSPISIQAMRSRSYFSEVYNYLNYSTGLDYYNFLTELEKEISNNPQGVLKELNNIKTLVTNKKNLIITFAGNKKSISRFESTIKNLTDGMSSKDIVKQDYSKLPKPVKREGISVDGTIQYNMLYSTYEKMGTVFSGKYIPIGSVINENYITPKIRFGYGAYDNIVNFGEEGFMLASFRDPNVKETFEVYNGLPEFVKNVDLTQEQLDSYILKSFSDYTVSAGELSGAGTALSYYLMDFKSEDILKILKEIKSVTVQDVKDTASMLENMLKNGAYSTAGSKEKLTENKELYDGIVSVGQEEDSKSDSSITRGEFFKLVLAGAPEPLEIAKQQGLITADKKGNYHENRKLTREELAVFVYKIATLSGVQLPTANPEIADINSSATWSRNAIKALVGFDVIKLDDKGNFNPKGEVTDAYVTDLFNNLNQKLSGK from the coding sequence ATGAAAAAAGTTGTTTCGTACATGATGACATTTGTTTTAATTTTAAGCCTCTGTCTTAATGCAGCACCGAGTGTAAATGCTGCTCAAACGGAACTCAAGGCATTGCCGGAGGCAGGTCAGGTAGTTTCCGGTTTCAAGGTTATGGAAATTGGAAATATGGATATTATTGACAGTAAAACTGTTTTATTTGAGCATGAAAAAACAGGTGCAAAGTTTATTTTTATACAGAATAAGGATACTAACAGGACATTTGACATTTCATTCAAAACACCTGCTTTTAATGATACGGGGGTTAATCATATACTAGAGCATATAACCGTATCCGGCTCACAGAAGTATCCAATGAAAAATGTATTATTTACAATTCTGAATCAGACATATTCTACTTTTATAAATGCATTTACAGCCCAAAACTTTACTACATATCCTGTCTCATCACTGAGTGAGGATCAGCTCTTGAAGCTAGCAGAGGTTTATCTGGACTGTGTATATCATCCGTCGGTATATAATGACAAAAATATCTTTAAAAGAGAAGCCTGGAGATATGAAATGACGGACAGCAAGGCTGATCTTAATATCAGCGGTACAGTATATAATGAAATGAAGGGTGCCTTGGGAAATATAACAACTGCGGCGGCATACAATGATTTAAAAACCCTATTTCCTAACAGTACTCAATCTACCATTTCGGGAGGAGATCCTGAGAAGGTAAAAGACCTGAAATATGAGGACGTAATAAAGACTCATCAAACATACTACCATCCATCCAATTCACTGATGGTTCTCTATGGAAATGTGGATTATGAAAAGTTTCTTAAAATGATTGATACTGATTATCTTTCAAAATATGAAAAGAAAGACATAAAGATTGAAAAACTAAAGCTGGAGCCATTTAAGAAAACAGTAGAAAAAACCTATAAATATCCTGTTGCTGCCGGTACAAATACTAAAAATGCATCTCAGATCGATTATTGCTTTGCACTGGAAAGTATCTCCAACGAAGAATTACTGGGTGTAGCTATTTTGAATGAGTTAATTGGAAGTAATACTTCTGCATTGAAACAGGAATTCAGGGATAAAAAGCTTGGAGGAGATATAGCAGTTACTTTTAATACAGGATTATCAATACCTGTTTTGACTTTCTCCGCACAAAATACTGATGAAAGTAAAAAAGCTGATTTTAAAGCACTTGTTGATAAATATCTGAGTAATGTTGTAAAATCTGGCTTTAAGACGGATGACGTAGATTCAGTAATTGCCGGAGAATTAAGGGGATTATCGAGCATTACCGAAACGCCTAACCTTGGAGTAAATTTGTCTACACAAATGGGCAGCTTCTGGGCTAATTTAGGCAGTCCTGATTTTTATAACGATATGCTTAAAAATATAAAGTCTATGGCTGCTAAATCAGGCAAAAAATATTTTGAAGGCCTTACCGAGAGATTTCTTATAAACAATAAAAACACAGCACTGGTTACTACTGTTCCTGAGGCAGGACTTGCTGAAAAGCAGGCAGCAGAACAGAAAAAGTATCTTTCTGATTTAAAGGCATCAATGAGCCAACAGCAAATAGATGCGATTGTCAAAGAAACAAAAACCTACAACGAGTGGAACAGCAGAGAAGATAATAAAGATGTAGTTAAGAGTATTCAGGCAGTGAAGATTTCTGATTTGCCGGAGGAAGTAAAAAATTATAACGTTAAAGAAGTTAAATCTGATGGAGTAAGATTGATATCAGCGGAAGCTAATGTTGGTGAAATCGAATCCACACGTCTCTATTTGGACACTTCAGCTGTTCCTGCTGATAAGCTTCATTACTTGAAGCTTTATACTGATTTATTGGGAAACCTTGATACCAAGTCCCATACAAAGGATGAATTAGGAAATCTTAAGACAAGGTATATCAGCGGAGTCGCATTTAATTTATCCGCCTTGACTGATAAAAATTATAAAAATTATTCTCCTGTCCTAAGTGCTTCATGGACTGGAATAATGGGGGACTATGATAAGCAGATTGAGGTTGTAAAAGACATTCTGCTCAATACTCAATTTAATAAAAACACTGATATTTTAAATATAATCAAGTCCAGAATATCGGAACTTAAAATGCAATTTACAAACAGTCCTATAAGTATACAAGCAATGAGAAGCAGATCCTATTTTAGTGAGGTATATAACTATCTTAATTATAGTACAGGATTAGATTATTACAATTTCCTTACAGAATTGGAAAAAGAAATTTCCAATAATCCCCAAGGTGTATTAAAAGAGCTGAATAATATCAAAACATTGGTTACAAATAAAAAGAATTTGATAATAACATTCGCAGGTAATAAAAAGAGTATCAGCAGGTTTGAGTCTACAATCAAGAATTTAACCGACGGGATGTCATCAAAGGATATTGTGAAGCAGGATTATTCAAAACTTCCAAAGCCTGTAAAAAGAGAGGGTATATCAGTAGACGGTACTATACAGTATAATATGCTTTATTCAACATATGAAAAGATGGGGACTGTATTTAGCGGAAAATATATTCCAATAGGTTCAGTTATAAACGAAAACTATATCACTCCTAAGATAAGATTCGGCTATGGTGCGTATGATAATATTGTCAATTTTGGAGAAGAAGGCTTTATGCTTGCATCATTCCGTGACCCTAATGTAAAAGAAACCTTTGAGGTTTATAATGGACTTCCGGAGTTCGTTAAAAATGTTGATCTTACTCAGGAACAGCTGGATAGTTACATTTTGAAGTCGTTCAGCGATTACACCGTGTCTGCGGGCGAATTATCGGGAGCCGGCACAGCACTTTCCTACTATTTGATGGATTTTAAATCAGAGGATATTTTAAAGATATTGAAAGAAATTAAATCCGTTACGGTGCAGGATGTTAAGGATACGGCTTCAATGCTTGAAAATATGCTTAAAAACGGAGCATATTCAACAGCAGGCAGTAAGGAAAAACTTACTGAAAACAAGGAGCTTTATGATGGTATAGTTTCAGTAGGTCAGGAAGAGGATTCTAAGTCAGATAGTTCAATTACAAGAGGTGAGTTCTTTAAATTGGTCTTGGCTGGTGCTCCAGAGCCTCTTGAAATAGCCAAACAACAAGGCCTGATAACCGCCGATAAAAAGGGAAACTACCATGAGAACAGAAAGTTGACAAGAGAAGAGCTTGCAGTTTTTGTATACAAAATAGCAACTCTGAGCGGCGTACAGCTTCCGACTGCAAACCCTGAAATCGCAGATATTAATTCCTCAGCAACATGGTCTAGGAATGCTATCAAAGCTTTGGTGGGATTTGATGTAATCAAGCTGGATGACAAGGGCAATTTCAATCCGAAAGGTGAAGTAACAGATGCCTATGTCACTGATCTTTTTAATAACTTAAATCAGAAACTTTCAGGAAAATAA
- a CDS encoding FAD-dependent oxidoreductase, translating into MPQNLIEKAFSRPVESYWIGSTPKTDYPELNENIKTDILVVGGGITGIATAYLLQKEGFDVVIIDANRIVHSTSGHTTAKITSLHSIKYAKLIKQLGEEGAGKYGEVNEKAISTIEDIIKESSIQCDFSRQPNFVYTKEEQYINVIEEEVNAAKSIGLPARYEASLPLPFPVQGAVCFDNQAQFHPRKYLLSLADIFVKNGGHIFENTVALDIHEDRECTTSTRNGFRIKSDKVIIASHFPFYDGWGFYSARMFAERSYALAVKSPINVPYGMYISYEEPTRSIRTQPGEDGSQLLILSGEHHKTGEDKNEKENYINLIKFAETDFKATEVPYRWSAQDYTVMNEIPFIGHITGNKMNIFVATGFQKWGMTTSHVSAMIIRDIITNGKSEAENIFMPSRFTPASSAKNFIKENLDVVDNLISGKLESPPQELTIEPGEGKAIKYDGKKAGAYMDNDGNIFIVDTTCKHLGCEVHWNSAEKTWDCPCHASRYNYDGTVIEGPALKPLDRLK; encoded by the coding sequence ATGCCACAAAATCTTATTGAAAAAGCGTTTTCAAGGCCGGTAGAATCTTATTGGATTGGGTCAACACCTAAAACAGATTACCCGGAGTTGAATGAAAATATTAAAACCGATATTCTGGTTGTAGGAGGCGGAATAACCGGGATAGCAACAGCCTATTTGCTTCAAAAGGAAGGCTTTGATGTTGTTATAATAGATGCAAATAGAATCGTCCACTCAACTTCGGGACACACCACAGCAAAAATAACTTCTCTCCACAGCATAAAATATGCAAAACTGATAAAGCAGTTGGGGGAAGAAGGTGCCGGCAAATACGGAGAAGTTAACGAAAAAGCCATCTCAACAATAGAAGATATAATTAAAGAAAGCAGTATACAATGTGATTTCAGCCGACAACCAAACTTTGTTTACACAAAGGAAGAACAATATATAAACGTTATTGAGGAGGAGGTAAATGCAGCTAAATCTATTGGCCTTCCTGCAAGGTATGAAGCCTCTTTGCCTCTTCCCTTTCCTGTTCAGGGTGCAGTTTGTTTTGATAATCAGGCACAGTTTCATCCTCGTAAATATCTTCTGTCCCTTGCAGATATATTTGTAAAAAACGGCGGGCATATTTTTGAGAACACGGTAGCACTTGACATCCATGAAGACCGTGAATGTACAACATCTACCCGAAACGGTTTCAGAATAAAATCAGACAAGGTAATAATAGCCAGTCACTTCCCCTTTTATGACGGATGGGGGTTCTATTCCGCCAGAATGTTTGCAGAACGCTCCTATGCACTTGCTGTAAAATCACCTATAAATGTCCCATACGGTATGTACATCTCCTATGAAGAGCCCACAAGGTCTATAAGGACCCAGCCGGGAGAGGATGGCAGTCAGCTCCTGATTTTGAGTGGGGAACACCACAAAACGGGAGAGGACAAAAATGAAAAGGAAAATTATATAAATTTGATTAAATTTGCAGAAACGGATTTTAAGGCCACAGAAGTACCATATCGCTGGTCTGCCCAGGATTATACCGTCATGAACGAAATACCTTTTATTGGTCATATTACAGGTAATAAAATGAATATCTTTGTAGCCACAGGATTCCAGAAATGGGGTATGACAACCAGTCATGTATCAGCGATGATAATACGTGATATAATTACCAACGGAAAAAGTGAAGCTGAAAATATTTTTATGCCCTCAAGGTTTACTCCGGCAAGCTCGGCAAAGAACTTTATAAAAGAAAACCTTGATGTTGTTGACAACCTTATTTCAGGTAAGCTGGAGTCACCACCCCAAGAGCTTACAATAGAACCGGGAGAAGGTAAGGCTATAAAGTACGACGGTAAAAAAGCCGGAGCCTACATGGATAATGACGGTAATATCTTTATAGTTGATACAACATGTAAACATCTCGGTTGTGAAGTTCATTGGAATTCAGCAGAAAAAACCTGGGATTGTCCCTGCCATGCTTCCAGATACAACTATGACGGAACGGTAATCGAAGGCCCTGCACTAAAACCTCTTGACAGACTAAAGTAG
- a CDS encoding beta-galactosidase: MDKYMPIGMNFPHILHGGDYNPDQWLKAPKILDEDFRLMKLAHCNVMTIGIFSWMALEPEEGKFDFSWLDEIMDKLSKNEMTAILATPSGAKPSWMSQKYPEILRTQADRLKDFHGGRHNHCLTSPIYRKKVSQINRLLAERYARHPALILWHISNEYSGECHCPLCQEAFRSFLMKKYEGDLERLNHEWWTGFWAHRYTDWSQIESPSPRGEHETHGLILDWKRFVSHQTIDFLKNEIKPLRELTPEISVTTNLMGTFPGLEYRELSKEIDVVSWDNYPTWHTSEQPDWKIGIRTSFVHDINRSLKQGKPFMMMESTPSTVNWQKVNKLKRPGMHMLSSLQAVAHGSDTVQYFQWRKSRGSFEKFHGAVVDHVGHENTRVFREVAQVGQVLEKLDEVVGTTVHPKVAIIFDWENRWAMEEAQALARDRIKYEETCVAHYTAFWKRGVSVDIIGARDNLSQYKLVIAPMLYLTHPGVGERIETFVNEGGTFVATYWSGIVNENDLCHLGGFPGPLRAVTGIWSEEIDTMHPDENNSLILSDNSLGLSGTYRVQDFCDLVHAESAEVLARYGEEFYAGRPALTVNRFGKGNAYYMAARTGEDFLEDFYNALMKKLTLSRTLDVELPCGVTSQLRTDGQNRYIFLMNFNHEKQDIQLTKGLTDMFTGEIRQGMLELAPFDVKVLKAKI, encoded by the coding sequence ATGGATAAATATATGCCTATTGGTATGAATTTTCCACATATTCTGCATGGTGGAGACTATAATCCGGATCAGTGGTTGAAGGCGCCAAAGATATTGGATGAAGATTTTCGTCTTATGAAGCTTGCACATTGTAATGTAATGACTATAGGAATTTTTTCGTGGATGGCATTGGAGCCGGAAGAGGGGAAGTTTGATTTTAGTTGGCTGGACGAAATTATGGATAAACTTTCTAAAAACGAAATGACCGCCATTCTGGCTACCCCAAGCGGTGCAAAACCCTCGTGGATGTCGCAAAAGTACCCGGAAATATTGCGTACTCAGGCGGACAGGCTAAAGGATTTCCATGGCGGACGTCATAACCATTGCCTTACATCCCCCATTTACCGTAAAAAGGTAAGCCAAATCAACCGTTTGCTGGCAGAGCGGTATGCAAGGCATCCTGCACTAATTTTATGGCATATCTCAAATGAGTACAGCGGGGAATGTCATTGTCCATTATGTCAGGAAGCGTTCCGCAGTTTTCTTATGAAAAAGTACGAGGGTGACCTCGAGCGGCTTAACCATGAGTGGTGGACGGGTTTCTGGGCACACCGATATACAGATTGGTCACAAATAGAGTCACCATCTCCCCGGGGTGAGCATGAGACTCATGGACTTATTCTGGACTGGAAGAGGTTTGTCTCACACCAGACAATTGATTTTTTAAAAAACGAGATTAAACCTCTGCGGGAGCTGACACCGGAAATTTCCGTCACTACCAACCTGATGGGAACCTTTCCGGGTTTAGAATACCGGGAACTTTCAAAAGAGATTGACGTAGTTTCATGGGATAATTACCCGACTTGGCATACCTCGGAGCAGCCGGATTGGAAAATAGGCATACGAACCTCCTTTGTCCATGATATCAACAGGTCTCTTAAGCAGGGCAAGCCGTTTATGATGATGGAAAGTACACCCAGTACGGTTAACTGGCAAAAAGTAAACAAACTCAAACGTCCCGGTATGCATATGTTATCTTCACTTCAGGCAGTTGCTCATGGCAGCGATACAGTTCAGTATTTTCAGTGGAGAAAATCAAGAGGAAGTTTTGAAAAATTTCATGGTGCGGTGGTAGATCATGTTGGTCACGAGAATACCCGTGTTTTCCGGGAGGTTGCACAAGTAGGGCAAGTTCTTGAAAAGCTGGATGAGGTGGTGGGAACAACGGTTCATCCAAAGGTTGCTATCATATTCGACTGGGAAAATCGGTGGGCTATGGAGGAGGCACAGGCTCTTGCACGTGACAGGATAAAGTACGAGGAAACCTGTGTCGCACATTATACAGCCTTCTGGAAACGAGGTGTATCTGTAGACATTATAGGTGCAAGAGATAATTTATCACAGTATAAACTAGTTATTGCACCAATGCTCTATCTGACCCATCCCGGTGTCGGAGAGCGTATAGAGACATTTGTAAATGAGGGAGGTACCTTTGTTGCCACCTATTGGAGTGGAATTGTAAATGAAAATGACCTATGTCATTTGGGCGGATTTCCGGGTCCGCTGCGTGCAGTTACAGGTATTTGGAGTGAGGAAATAGATACTATGCACCCGGATGAAAACAATAGTCTCATACTGAGTGATAACTCTCTGGGTCTCTCAGGGACTTATAGGGTACAAGATTTCTGTGATCTGGTTCATGCCGAATCCGCAGAGGTTCTGGCTCGGTATGGAGAGGAGTTTTATGCGGGTAGGCCTGCACTGACAGTTAACCGTTTTGGAAAGGGGAATGCCTACTATATGGCAGCCCGTACAGGAGAAGATTTCCTTGAGGATTTTTATAATGCCCTTATGAAAAAACTAACACTATCACGTACACTGGACGTTGAACTACCATGCGGAGTGACAAGCCAGCTTCGTACAGATGGGCAAAACCGCTACATATTTCTTATGAACTTCAATCACGAAAAACAAGATATTCAGCTTACTAAAGGTTTAACGGATATGTTCACTGGAGAAATCAGGCAGGGGATGCTGGAACTTGCTCCTTTTGACGTAAAAGTGCTAAAAGCTAAAATATAG
- a CDS encoding TrpB-like pyridoxal phosphate-dependent enzyme, producing the protein MRRDEISKVILSEKDIPKQWYNIVADMPNKPAPYHNPATLDIIKPDDMKAIFPDEVIRQEMSTERYIDIPDEVRQRYCQFRPSPLYRARALEKQLDTTARIYYKYEGTNATGSHKLNSAIPQVYYNKLAGIKRLATETGAGQWGSALSLATSQFGLECSVYMVNVSYQQKPYRRSFMKTFGANVVASPSTLTNSGRSILEIDPDCSGSLGIAISEAVEDAATHADTNYALGSVLNHVCLHQTIIGIEAKKQMEYLDEYPDVIFACCGGGSNFAGIAFPFLQDKLNGHNLRAVAVEPSACPTLTKGVFAYDYGDTAKAAPITKMYTLGHDFIPSGIHAGGLRYHGGSAIVSQLYHDGIIEAKAYGQKSVFEAAVAFARAEGIVPAPESAHAIRAAMDEAILAKESGEEKVILFCLSGHGYFDFAAYENYFSGLIDDIEFSPESTKKSLQDLPNIK; encoded by the coding sequence ATGAGAAGAGATGAGATCAGCAAGGTAATTCTGTCCGAAAAGGATATTCCCAAGCAGTGGTATAACATTGTAGCAGATATGCCCAATAAACCCGCTCCCTATCACAATCCCGCAACACTGGATATCATTAAGCCCGACGATATGAAAGCCATTTTCCCCGACGAAGTAATCAGACAGGAAATGTCTACCGAACGTTACATAGACATACCTGATGAAGTTCGCCAAAGGTATTGCCAGTTCAGGCCAAGTCCTCTATATAGAGCAAGGGCTCTTGAAAAGCAGCTTGATACTACTGCAAGAATTTATTATAAATATGAAGGGACGAATGCTACCGGGAGCCACAAGCTTAATTCTGCAATACCCCAGGTATATTACAATAAGCTGGCAGGTATTAAAAGACTTGCAACTGAAACAGGGGCTGGTCAATGGGGCAGTGCTTTAAGTCTTGCAACAAGCCAATTTGGGTTGGAATGTTCTGTTTATATGGTTAATGTAAGCTATCAGCAGAAGCCTTATAGGCGTTCTTTTATGAAAACCTTTGGTGCAAATGTTGTAGCAAGTCCCAGCACACTAACAAACAGTGGACGGAGTATTTTAGAGATAGACCCTGATTGTTCGGGCAGTCTTGGAATCGCAATAAGTGAGGCGGTTGAGGATGCAGCAACACACGCAGATACCAATTATGCATTGGGAAGTGTTTTAAACCACGTCTGCCTGCATCAGACTATAATCGGTATTGAAGCAAAAAAGCAAATGGAATATTTAGATGAATATCCCGATGTAATTTTTGCTTGCTGCGGAGGCGGAAGCAATTTTGCAGGTATAGCCTTCCCGTTTTTACAGGATAAGCTGAACGGACATAATTTAAGAGCTGTTGCTGTTGAACCGTCAGCATGTCCTACTTTGACAAAGGGTGTGTTTGCATACGATTACGGAGATACTGCAAAAGCAGCTCCAATAACAAAAATGTATACTTTAGGACATGACTTTATTCCCTCCGGTATACATGCAGGCGGCTTGAGGTACCACGGAGGCTCCGCAATTGTCAGCCAGCTGTACCATGATGGAATCATTGAAGCAAAAGCGTACGGTCAGAAGTCTGTTTTTGAAGCGGCAGTAGCCTTTGCACGTGCAGAGGGAATTGTTCCTGCTCCTGAATCGGCACATGCTATAAGGGCTGCAATGGATGAAGCTATCCTGGCAAAGGAATCTGGCGAGGAAAAGGTTATTCTGTTCTGTCTCAGCGGACACGGGTACTTTGATTTTGCGGCGTATGAAAACTACTTTAGCGGACTGATTGATGATATAGAATTTTCCCCTGAATCTACTAAAAAGAGTTTACAGGATTTACCAAACATAAAATAG